A segment of the Chaetodon trifascialis isolate fChaTrf1 chromosome 2, fChaTrf1.hap1, whole genome shotgun sequence genome:
TGATGTGTTTATTCACGCGTGTGTGCTTTGACGTGAGATTTACGGCCTCGGAGAATACCTCCTGCGAGGATTTTGGAGATACACCCACACATGGATGATTGTGGTCACCCTTCCCACACTGACAGAGGTATGCGCAGAGCATCTGCAGGAATTCCTCCACAAAGAAAGCAGGGGAGGAGGAATCACATGCAGAGGCTTAAAGGAACGTGCATACTTGCCTTTATCTACTTCTCACTTCTCACTTCGCAGCTATGGTGACAGGGTGGAGCATTTCCGAGTGCTGGAGGGGGGCGGTCAGTACTGCATCTGGGACGAGTCGTTCAGCTCCCTCAACCGGTTGGTGGACTTCTACAGGACTCACAGCATCGCTGTGGAGAAAGTGGTCTGCCTCAGAGACCCCCCCTCGTCCCCTCGCCTGCTGTCTCAGCCTGGACTCAACCCTTATCCCAACCCTTATAAAAGCAGCTCTCAGGAGTCCCTCCCCTCAGCCCGCCTCCACTCCCACCACCCAGAAAGAGAGTCCTCCCCGCGTCTGCCGGAACCAGCTGTGGGGGTATGACGAATCCTGAAGCGGCGTTATTCTTCACAAACAGCTTCTCGTAAATGCACACCTGGTTGTCTGATGTCACGGCTGTGCTCTGTCTTTGTGCAGAAACCTCGTCTGGCTCACGCCCTCTGCGACTACACCCCACCTCAGACCGCCCACCTGCACTTCCTGCGTGGTGACATCATCGACCTGCTGGACTGCTCGAGCCCGCTGACCTGGAGAGGGCGCTGTCGAGGCCGAGTGGGGGTCTTTCCCGCAGAATACGTGCAGCCGCTGTACCACTGACAGCATATCAAGCTGAACACCGGCTCCATCAGCGACCGCGTTTACATGCACGCTAATCTCCCGCCGTTATTCCAAATATGACAATATTCCGAATCTGACATGGTTCACGTAAACAGCATATCCAGGCTGGATTCTCTGAATTAGGCCTTATTCCAAATAATATTCCATTTTTCCAATCAAGATGTGGGATATGCTGACACTAATCGGCCTTTAGGAACAATCTTTGGACGCGTATTCAGAACATGCATCTCAGTTTGACAGCCGGCCTCTCGCCTGTTCACAGTCAGCTGTCATTTTCATctggaaggagaaacacacctgCCTTTAAACACCATAACTTACTTGGATAAGGACAGGTTTGTGGCTATGTGAATgggctgcatgtaaacaggaatATTAGTGGAATAGTCGTTTTCATCGGCCGTGTAAACAGCTGAGtaggaatattgtctttttcagaaTAACGGCAAAAAACTGAGTATTTTGTGGATGTAAACGGAGCCACTGACTCTCAGGCTGACCTCACACATCCAGTGATTGAACTAGTGGTAAAACAATAGTacaataatcaattaattgacagcaatttgaaaaaatgtattttctcaatcagcttcagGGCCCTGTGTGAAAACGGTTTCAGTTTTGGGtgttcctgtttctctctgagctgctgaagtgGGCGGGGATGGATTTGGACAATAAGAACGTGTGAAACCAAATCTGACGACAGCTGTTGGTTGTTACtctcaatcaaatctgatcaaaaaacactgtttttaaacCTGAGACCAAAACTGATTCTTGCTCATTTAGCTcatttaaatacataaaaatgttcTAAAGAAATGCAACAATTTTATGTCAATGTCTGTTTACAGATGTTTAGTAGTATTAATGCATAcgggaaaaaaactgtttaaagTTGTCTGGCTCCAAAGGGAGCTGTTCAAGATCAGaaaaattgcctcaagtgatgtcacttgagtcagtgctggttggggctgaagactacaagtttgaaaattTAACAAGCTGGGGGTGTTGAGTGAAACAGTCATCTTTCCACACCTCTGTGGCCCACTCCTCATTTCTGCTTGAGGCTAAGTGCTCACAGCTGCATTGCCATAACACAGGACAACCGTGGGCGGTccagctgcattgtgggtaacgtaGGTGGCTTGTTTTGAGAAGGGGGAAGAATGCATGGAATGAAAGAAGACGGTATGTTTGACtctgctgcatttattttattttcatgttgcaGGAGTCCAATGCTAAATCTGTGCAGTACTGAAAGTTTTCAAGGCCTtaaatcattcattcagttcaaataagcaaaaaaagccaaatatttGGGTTCCATATCTGCTCCAGCTGCACAAATTTGAGgatttgttgttgctttttctATCATTATTCATACCTTTGGatgttggactgttggtcaaacACAACAGGCATTCAAACACATCACCTTCATTCTGTGGGGTTCATATCTTTCTCACTTATCACAGGTGGAAATGATCGTTCAGCCCTGTAGTGCACCTCTCAAACCCGTCCTCTGACTCCTGATGTCCTTTCACCAACAGCTTGTCGTGAACATGTTCAATTTAACTTTACGTTCTctttatttatcatgttgtCGACGCTCCAGCCTCCTCTTTAGTGAATGTAAGTAAACTGTACAGAATCCTAAATAAAGAGTGAAATCACTCTcagctgtgttcatttgtgGACAAAGACTTTTAGATTCGATGCACATCTTTAACTTTATTTGAGATATCacaagaaaaagacatttgatGGACaagttgtcaagacatttcatcTTTTGACTGACATGAGGTTCTTTACAGTCACCAATCTGCACTTCTCAATACTCAcaccaataaaaaaaaggattaaatgcacagcaacacacacctTACACATTATAGAATGAGAGTTTCTCAGCCTTGGGGTTGGTG
Coding sequences within it:
- the LOC139344687 gene encoding GRB2-related adapter protein-like, producing the protein MEAVALFSFTASEADEISFHKGDIIKVTEMEDDACWFTAEIRGKRGYVPENYISLLPYPWFAGRVSRLEAEKHLRWQDTGVFLVRESESAPGEFSVSVSYGDRVEHFRVLEGGGQYCIWDESFSSLNRLVDFYRTHSIAVEKVVCLRDPPSSPRLLSQPGLNPYPNPYKSSSQESLPSARLHSHHPERESSPRLPEPAVGKPRLAHALCDYTPPQTAHLHFLRGDIIDLLDCSSPLTWRGRCRGRVGVFPAEYVQPLYH